The following are encoded together in the Glycine max cultivar Williams 82 chromosome 8, Glycine_max_v4.0, whole genome shotgun sequence genome:
- the LOC100780876 gene encoding probable plastid-lipid-associated protein 10, chloroplastic isoform X4 yields the protein MLCCMKHNELNCAVMELAFHSALYPASLSCRARRLSLVPCALKTRSCIEEALVSVEACNMASHPINFSKLDGTWRLQYTSSSDVLVLLQAAATLPFFQVGQIFQKFECGDQSHGGVIRNVVRWSIPNLLEEQEGATLLVSAKFNVVSVRNIYLQFQEITVQDIYISEELRALIAPAILPRSFISLQILQFLHTFKA from the exons ATGTTGTGTTGTATGAAACATAATGAATTGAATTGTGCAGTGATGGAGTTGGCTTTTCATTCAGCCCTGTACCCAGCATCTCTGTCTTGTCGAGCGAGGAGGTTGTCCTTGGTGCCTTGTGCATTGAAGACACGCTCTTGTATCGAGGAGGCTCTGGTGAGTGTGGAAGCATGCAACATGGCATCTCACCCTATCAATTTCTCCAAGTTGGATGGAACATGGCGCCTCCAGTACACTTCTTCCTCTGATGTTCTCGTTCTTCTCCAAGCTGCTGCTACACTTCCTTTCTTTCAA GTTGGACAgatctttcaaaaatttgaatGTGGTGATCAATCCCATGGAGGTGTTATCCGCAATGTTGTTCGATGGAGTATTCCAAATTTGTTAGAG GAACAAGAAGGTGCTACACTGCTTGTATCCGCCAAGTTTAATGTTGTATCTGTCCGTAATATCTACCTTCAGTTTCAAGAG ATCACAGTCcaagatatatatattagtgAAGAGCTGCGGGCTCTGATAGCTCCAGCAATACTACCGAGATCTTTTATAAGTCTTCAG ATTTTGCAATTTCTCCACACTTTCAAAGCTTAG
- the LOC100780876 gene encoding probable plastid-lipid-associated protein 10, chloroplastic isoform X3: MELAFHSALYPASLSCRARRLSLVPCALKTRSCIEEALVSVEACNMASHPINFSKLDGTWRLQYTSSSDVLVLLQAAATLPFFQVGQIFQKFECGDQSHGGVIRNVVRWSIPNLLEEQEGATLLVSAKFNVVSVRNIYLQFQEITVQDIYISEELRALIAPAILPRSFISLQILQFLHTFKA; this comes from the exons ATGGAGTTGGCTTTTCATTCAGCCCTGTACCCAGCATCTCTGTCTTGTCGAGCGAGGAGGTTGTCCTTGGTGCCTTGTGCATTGAAGACACGCTCTTGTATCGAGGAGGCTCTGGTGAGTGTGGAAGCATGCAACATGGCATCTCACCCTATCAATTTCTCCAAGTTGGATGGAACATGGCGCCTCCAGTACACTTCTTCCTCTGATGTTCTCGTTCTTCTCCAAGCTGCTGCTACACTTCCTTTCTTTCAA GTTGGACAgatctttcaaaaatttgaatGTGGTGATCAATCCCATGGAGGTGTTATCCGCAATGTTGTTCGATGGAGTATTCCAAATTTGTTAGAG GAACAAGAAGGTGCTACACTGCTTGTATCCGCCAAGTTTAATGTTGTATCTGTCCGTAATATCTACCTTCAGTTTCAAGAG ATCACAGTCcaagatatatatattagtgAAGAGCTGCGGGCTCTGATAGCTCCAGCAATACTACCGAGATCTTTTATAAGTCTTCAG ATTTTGCAATTTCTCCACACTTTCAAAGCTTAG
- the LOC100500638 gene encoding uncharacterized protein isoform X1, which yields MLVSLFTLFFLGFLLQICELMSAFDNVVGGKLKLKGKALDVAGGVKKKKKKNKRNQEQLLQVAEDEVSAGGNTEQAKDPNDGDINDVSELSGKGKTAHYDDHLTPAERRYIEQREQLDVHRLAKISNKSHRDRIQDFNQYLANMSEHYDIPKVGPG from the exons ATGCTTGTATCGCTATTCACTCtgttttttttaggttttcttcttcaaatttgCGAATTG ATGTCAGCGTTTGACAATGTTGTTGGTGGGAAATTGAAGTTGAAGGGAAAAGCACTGGATGTGGCTGGtggagtgaagaagaagaaaaagaagaacaagagaAATCAGGAACAACTTCTGCAAGTCGCCGAAGATGAAGTTTCAGCAG GTGGAAATACAGAACAGGCCAAAGATCCTAATGATGGAGATATAAATGATGTGAGTGAATTAAGCGGGAAAGGGAAGACAGCCCATTATGATGATCATCTTACACCGGCGGAGAGGCGATACATAGAGCAGAGGGAGCAACTTGATGTTCacagattggctaagatttctAATAAATCTCACCGTGATAGAATTCAGGATTTCAACCAATATCTTGCAAACATGAGCGAGCATTATGATATTCCTAAAGTTGGTCCTGGATGA
- the LOC100776268 gene encoding 26S proteasome regulatory subunit 8 homolog A — MALVGVEVKHAAEGAPEENCSAKPTKQGEGLRHYYSHNIHEHQLLLRQKTHNLNRLEAQRNELNSRVRMLREELQLLQEPGSYVGEVVKVMGKNKVLVKVHPEGKYVVDIDKSIDITKITPSTRVALRNDSYVLHLVLPSKVDPLVNLMKVEKVPDSTYDMIGGLDQQIKEIKEVIELPIKHPELFESLGIAQPKGVLLYGPPGTGKTLLARAVAHHTDCTFIRVSGSELVQKYIGEGSRMVRELFVMAREHAPSIIFMDEIDSIGSARMESGSGNGDSEVQRTMLELLNQLDGFEASNKIKVLMATNRIDILDQALLRPGRIDRKIEFPNPNEESRLDILKIHSRRMNLMRGIDLKKIAEKMNGASGAELKAVCTEAGMFALRERRVHVTQEDFEMAVAKVMKKETEKNMSLRKLWK; from the exons ATGGCTCTGGTCGGAGTTGAAGTGAAGCATGCGGCGGAGGGCGCACCGGAGGAGAATTGCTCCGCCAAGCCCACCAAGCAGGGCGAGGGCCTCCGCCACTACTATTCTCACAACATCCACGAGCATCAGCTCCTTCTCCGTCAAAAGACGCATAACCTCAACCGTCTTGAGGCTCAGAGAAACGAGCTCAATTCCAGGG TGAGGATGCTGCGCGAAGAATTACAGCTTTTGCAGGAACCAGGCTCTTATGTTGGTGAAGTTGTCAAAGTCATGGGCAAGAACAAAGTCCTTGTCAAG GTCCACCCAGAAGGAAAATATGTCGTTGATATTGACAAAAGTATTGACATTACAAAGATTACTCCATCCACTAGAGTTGCACTTCGCAACGACAGTTATGTTCTTCACTTAGTTCTGCCAAGTAAAGTTGATCCATTGGTCAATCTGATGAAAGTTGAGAAGGTTCCCGATTCTACTTACGACATGATTGGTGGTTTAGACcagcaaattaaagaaataaaagag GTCATTGAGTTACCAATCAAACATCCTGAGCTGTTTGAAAGTCTTGGAATTGCACAACCAAAG GGTGTCCTGCTCTATGGGCCACCTGGTACAGGAAAAACATTGTTGGCTAGGGCAGTGGCTCATCATACTGACTGTACATTCATCAGGGTGTCTGGTTCTGAATTAGTTCAGAAATACATTGGAGAAGGTTCTAGAATGGTCAGGGAACTTTTTGTTATGGCCAG GGAACATGCTCCATCAATTATCTTCATGGACGAAATTGACAGTATTGGATCTGCTCGGATGGAATCTGGAAGTGGCAATGGTGATAGTGAGGTACAGCGTACTATGCTGGAACTTCTCAATCAGTTGGATGGATTTGAAgcttcaaacaagatcaag GTTTTGATGGCCACAAATCGGATTGATATCCTGGATCAAGCCCTCCTTAGACCTGGACGGATTGACCGGAAGATTGAATTTCCAAACCCTAATGAAGAG TCTCGGCTGGATATTTTGAAAATCCATTCAAGAAGAATGAATTTAATGCGTGGCATTGATCTGAAGAAGATTGCcgagaagatgaatggagcatCTGGTGCTGAACTTAAG GCTGTTTGCACCGAAGCTGGAATGTTTGCATTGAGGGAGCGGAGGGTACACGTGACTCAGGAGGATTTTGAGATGGCTGTGGCCAAGGTGATGAAAAAGGAGACTGAAAAAAACATGTCATTGCGGAAGTTGTGGAAgtga
- the LOC100500638 gene encoding uncharacterized protein LOC100500638 (The RefSeq protein has 1 substitution compared to this genomic sequence) translates to MSAFDNVVGGKLKLKGKALDVAGGVKKKKKKNERNQEQLLQVAEDEVSAGGNTEQAKDPNDGDINDVSELSGKGKTAHYDDHLTPAERRYIEQREQLDVHRLAKISNKSHRDRIQDFNQYLANMSEHYDIPKVGPG, encoded by the exons ATGTCAGCGTTTGACAATGTTGTTGGTGGGAAATTGAAGTTGAAGGGAAAAGCACTGGATGTGGCTGGtggagtgaagaagaagaaaaagaagaacaagagaAATCAGGAACAACTTCTGCAAGTCGCCGAAGATGAAGTTTCAGCAG GTGGAAATACAGAACAGGCCAAAGATCCTAATGATGGAGATATAAATGATGTGAGTGAATTAAGCGGGAAAGGGAAGACAGCCCATTATGATGATCATCTTACACCGGCGGAGAGGCGATACATAGAGCAGAGGGAGCAACTTGATGTTCacagattggctaagatttctAATAAATCTCACCGTGATAGAATTCAGGATTTCAACCAATATCTTGCAAACATGAGCGAGCATTATGATATTCCTAAAGTTGGTCCTGGATGA
- the LOC100780876 gene encoding uncharacterized protein isoform X2 — protein sequence MEKNKNSRDEGIGKVPEDVVIEILVRGGIREWEQISCVKKQWASLFRCDCECFWQAALSFYYPHQLPLPPPPTWPVPLPNNSKRRFIALYISQHIFASDPPHEILGHTYLFLKDQLQPSIMPPHSGILHGTIIGTLLTNLLLGFGLLSSTIWTKTITPSPYLNALPMKGMFFFHTLTPDQSKYNGDCLRSFLLISVIASTM from the exons ATGGAGAAGAATAAGAACTCAAGGGATGAAGGGATTGGTAAGGTTCCTGAAGATGTTGTGATAGAGATATTGGTGAGAGGGGGAATAAGGGAGTGGGAGCAGATATCATGCGTGAAGAAGCAGTGGGCATCTCTTTTCCGCTGCGATTGCGAATGCTTCTGGCAAGCTGCACTTTCCTTCTATTATCCACACCAACTCCCACTCCCTCCCCCTCCAACATGGCCTGTTCCTTTACCCAACAACTCCAAGAGGAGATTCATTGCTTTATATATTAGTCAACACATCTTTGCCTCCGATCCTCCACACGAGATCCTTGGCCACACCTATCTCTTCTTGAAAGATCAGCTTCAACCTTCTATTATGCCTCCTCATAGTGGAATACTTCACGGAACCATCATTG GGACGTTGCTCACGAACTTGCTTCTCGGATTTGGCTTGCTGTCGTCGACAATTTGGACCAAAACCATCACTCCTTCTCCTTACTTAAACGCCTTGCCCATGAAGGGGAT GTTTTTCTTCCATACCCTTACACCAGATCAGTCAAAGTACAATGGAGACTGTTTGAGAAGCTTTTTACTGATTTCCGTGATTGCTTCAACCATGTAG
- the LOC102659420 gene encoding 7-dehydrocholesterol reductase-like, whose product MGATVHSPLVTYASVISLLTLCPPFVILLWYTMTLADGSVSETFHYLRQNGLQGLLHIWPTPTPTACKIIAVYAAFEAALQLLLPGKTVYGPISPTGHRPVYKANGLQAYFVTLITYFALWWFGIFNPTIVYHHLGEIYSALIFGSFLFCVFLYIKGHLAPSSTDSGSSGNLIIDFYWGMELYPRIGKHFDIKVFTNCRFGMMSWAVLALTYCIKQYEENGKVADSMLVNTALMLVYVTKFFWWEAGYWSTMDIAHDRAGFYICWGCLVWVPSVYTSPGMYLVNHPVNLGIKLALSILVAGILCIYINYDCDRQRQEFRRTNGKGTVWGKAPSKIEATYTTTSGETKRSLLLTSGWWGLSRHFHYVPEILAAFFWTVPALFEHFLPYFYVIFLTILLFDRAKRDDDRCRSKYGKYWKLYCDKVPYRIIPGIY is encoded by the exons ATGGGGGCCACCGTTCACTCGCCGCTAGTCACTTATGCTTCCGTCATATCTCTGCTTACACTCTGTCCTCCGTTTGTCATACTTCT ATGGTACACCATGACTCTTGCTGACGGATCTGTTTCCGAGACATTCCATTATTTAAGGCAGAATGGGTTGCAGGGTTTGCTACATATATGGCCCACCCCCACTCCCACCGCCTGCAAAATCATTGCAGTCTATGCTGCATTTGAGGCAGCACTTCAGCTTCTTCTTCCCGGGAAAACCGTTTACGGCCCTATTTCTCCAACCGGCCACCGACCTGTCTACAAG GCAAATGGTCTGCAAGCCTATTTTGTCACCTTGATTACTTATTTTGCTCTCTGGTGGTTTGGGATATTCAACCCTACGATTGTTTATCATCATTTGGGAGAAATTTATTCAGCTCTCATCTTCGGCAGCTTTCTCTTCTGTGTTTTCTTGTACATCAAG GGTCATTTGGCACCGTCTTCTACAGATTCTGGCTCATCTGGAAACTTAATCATTGATTTTTACTGG GGGATGGAACTTTATCCACGCATTGGAAAACATTTTGACATAAAAGTCTTCACAAACTGCAGATTTGGAATGATGTCATGGGCTGTTCTTGCACTGACCTACTGCATAAAGCAG tatgaagaaaatggaaaagtAGCGGACTCAATGCTTGTAAATACTGCATTAATGCTGGTATATGTTACCAAGTTTTTCTGGTGGGAAGCTGGATATTGGAGCACAATGGATATTGCACATGATCGAG CTGGATTTTATATTTGCTGGGGTTGCTTGGTGTGGGTTCCATCTGTTTATACGTCTCCTGGAATGTACCTTGTCAACCATCCTGTAAATCTTGGCATCAAG CTAGCGCTCTCAATTTTAGTAGCTGGCATTCTTTGCATATACATCAACTATGATTGTGACAGGCAAAGGCAAGAATTTCGTAGGACAAATGGAAAAGGCACAGTCTGGGGAAAAGCTCCTTCAAAG ATAGAGGCCACATATACTACTACTTCTGGGGAAACTAAAAGAAGCCTTCTTTTAACCTCTGGATG GTGGGGATTATCTCGTCACTTTCATTATGTCCCTGAAATACTGGCAGCTTTCTTCTGGACAGTCCCAGCTCTTTTCGAACAT TTTTTGCCTTACTTCTACGTGATATTTCTTACCATCCTTCTCTTTGATCGAGCAAAACGAGATGATGATCGTTGCAGATCCAA GTATGGCAAGTACTGGAAACTATATTGCGACAAGGTACCTTACAGAATCATTCCAGGAATATACTGA
- the LOC100780876 gene encoding uncharacterized protein isoform X1, with the protein MEKNKNSRDEGIGKVPEDVVIEILVRGGIREWEQISCVKKQWASLFRCDCECFWQAALSFYYPHQLPLPPPPTWPVPLPNNSKRRFIALYISQHIFASDPPHEILGHTYLFLKDQLQPSIMPPHSGILHGTIIDQFIACGKSRDVAHELASRIWLAVVDNLDQNHHSFSLLKRLAHEGDVFLPYPYTRSVKVQWRLFEKLFTDFRDCFNHVDYYDMLGCAKSRFHPIPSAWLGY; encoded by the exons ATGGAGAAGAATAAGAACTCAAGGGATGAAGGGATTGGTAAGGTTCCTGAAGATGTTGTGATAGAGATATTGGTGAGAGGGGGAATAAGGGAGTGGGAGCAGATATCATGCGTGAAGAAGCAGTGGGCATCTCTTTTCCGCTGCGATTGCGAATGCTTCTGGCAAGCTGCACTTTCCTTCTATTATCCACACCAACTCCCACTCCCTCCCCCTCCAACATGGCCTGTTCCTTTACCCAACAACTCCAAGAGGAGATTCATTGCTTTATATATTAGTCAACACATCTTTGCCTCCGATCCTCCACACGAGATCCTTGGCCACACCTATCTCTTCTTGAAAGATCAGCTTCAACCTTCTATTATGCCTCCTCATAGTGGAATACTTCACGGAACCATCATTG ATCAGTTCATTGCTTGCGGCAAGTCCAGGGACGTTGCTCACGAACTTGCTTCTCGGATTTGGCTTGCTGTCGTCGACAATTTGGACCAAAACCATCACTCCTTCTCCTTACTTAAACGCCTTGCCCATGAAGGGGAT GTTTTTCTTCCATACCCTTACACCAGATCAGTCAAAGTACAATGGAGACTGTTTGAGAAGCTTTTTACTGATTTCCGTGATTGCTTCAACCATGTAGATTATTATGATATGTTGGGATGTGCCAAGAGCAGGTTTCACCCAATACCATCTGCTTGGTTAGGTTACTAG
- the LOC100775727 gene encoding V-type proton ATPase catalytic subunit A-like (The RefSeq protein has 1 substitution compared to this genomic sequence), with the protein MPAVYGARLTTFEDSEKESEYGYVRKVSGPVVVADGMAGAAMYELVRVGHDNLIGEIIRLEGDSATIQVYEETAGLMVNDPVLRTHKPLSVELGPGILGNIFDGIQRPLKTIAKRSGDVYIPRGVSVPALDKDTLWEFQPKKIGEGDLLTGGDLYATVFENSLMQHHIALPPDNMGKITYIAPPGQYSIKDTVLELEFQGVKKKFTMLQTWPVRTPRPVASKLAADTPLLTGQRVLDALFPSVLGGTCAIPGAFGCGKTVISQALSKYSNSDAVVYVGCGERGNEMAEVLMDFPQLTMTLPDGREESVMKRTTLVANTSNMPVAAREASIYTGITLAEYFRDMGYNVSMMADSTSRWAEALREISGRLAEMPADSGYPAYLAARLASFYERAGKVKCLGGPERTGSVTIVGAVSPPGGDFSDPVTSATLSIVQVFWGLDKKLAQRKHFPSVNWLISYSKYSTALETFYEQFDPDFINIRTKAREVLQREDDLNEIVQLVGKDALAEGDKITLETAKLLREDYLAQNAFTPYDKFCPFYKSVWMMRNIIHFYNLANQAVERGAGSDGQKISYTLIKHRMGDLFYRLVSQKFEDPAEGEAALVAKFQKLHEDLTNGFRNLEDETR; encoded by the exons ATGCCCGCCGTTTATGGAGCTCGCTTGACCACCTTCGAAGACTCCGAGAAGGAGAGTGAATACGGTTACGTTCGCAAG GTATCAGGACCAGTCGTCGTTGCAGATGGCATGGCTGGGGCTGCTATGTATGAACTCGTGCGTGTTGGTCATGATAATCTCATTGGTGAAATTATTCGTCTCGAAGGGAATTCTGCTACCATCCAAG TTTATGAGGAAACTGCTGGCTTGATGGTTAATGATCCGGTGTTACGGACTCACAAG CCTTTATCCGTGGAGTTGGGACCTGGAATACTGGGGAATATTTTCGATGGAATTCAG AGGCCTTTGAAAACTATTGCTAAACGATCTGGTGATGTCTATATTCCTCGTGGTGTCTCTGTTCCAGCACTCGACAAAGATACACTTTGGGAATTTCAACCTAAGAAAATTG GTGAAGGCGACCTTTTAACTGGTGGAGATTTATATGCT ACTGTTTTTGAGAACAGTCTAATGCAACACCATATTGCACTTCCTCCTGATAACATGGGAAAGATTACCTACATTGCACCACCTGGCCAATATTCCATAAAG GATACTGTATTGGAACTTGAGTTTCAAGGTGTCAAAAAGAAATTCACCATGCTTCAG ACTTGGCCCGTACGTACACCAAGGCCTGTTGCATCAAAACTTGCAGCTGATACTCCTCTTCTTACTGGTCAG CGTGTTCTTGATGCCCTTTTCCCCTCAGTTCTTGGCGGGACTTGTGCCATACCTGGAGCTTTTGGTTGTGGTAAAACTGTCATTAGTCAGGCTCTTTCTAAG TATTCCAATTCTGATGCCGTTGTTTATGTCGGCTGTGGGGAACGTGGAAATGAAATGGCAGAG GTTCTAATGGACTTTCCCCAACTTACAATGACATTACCTGATGGTCGTGAAGAATCTGTCATGAAGCGTACAACACTAGTGGCTAACACTTCAAACATGCCAGTGGCTGCTCGTGAAGCTTCAATTTATACAG GAATCACATTAGCTGAGTATTTCAGAGATATGGGTTATAATGTCAGTATGATGGCAGATTCTACATCTAGATGGGCAGAAGCATTGCGTGAAATCTCTGGACGACTG GCAGAAATGCCTGCAGATAGTGGATATCCTGCATACCTTGCTGCACGTTTAGCCTCGTTCTATGAACGTGCTGGGAAGGTAAAATGTCTTGGAGGCCCTGAACGTACAGGTAGCGTAACTATTGTTGGTGCTGTTTCGCCACCTGGAGGAGATTTCTCAGATCCTGTGACATCTGCAACCCTGAGCATAGTTCAG GTTTTCTGGGGTTTGGACAAAAAGCTTGCTCAGAGGAAGCACTTTCCTTCTGTAAACTGGCTTATTTCTTATTCAAAATACTCAACG GCACTTGAAACCTTTTATGAGCAATTTGATCCAGATTTTATCAACATTAGGACAAAGGCTCGTGAAGTTCTGCAAAGGGAAGATGACCTGAATGAAATTGTTCAG CTTGTGGGCAAGGATGCTTTAGCTGAAGGAGATAAGATCACCTTAGAAACTGCAAAGCTTTTGAGAGAGGATTATCTTGCTCAAAATGCCTTTACACC ATATGACAAATTCTGCCCCTTCTACAAGTCTGTTTGGATGATGCGCAACATTATCCATTTCTACAATTTGGCAAATCAG GCAGTAGAGAGGGGAGCTGGTTCAGATGGTCAGAAGATATCTTACACCCTTATCAAGCATCGTATGGGAGATCTGTTCTACCGATTAGT GTCTCAGAAATTTGAGGATCCAGCAGAAGGGGAAGCTGCTTTGGTTGCGAAATTTCAGAAGTTACATGAGGACCTGACTAATGGTTTCCGCAACCTTGAGGACGAAACCcgatga